Within the Rhizobium favelukesii genome, the region CAAGGCGCGGAAGCTGAAGCAACGGGCCGGACATGCTGATCGTCTGGGCAAGGCCGCGAACCGGGGAAAACTCTGCGACCTTTTCGAGGATCGAAGTCGAGACAGCTTCCGGTGCCAAAATACCGCCTGTGGACGGCGAACCATAGCCGAGCGACTTCACTTCGCTGGCATCACCGTTGCGGATGAAATCAGCAAAAGCCTTCTTCTCGCTGTTGTCGTTCTCGCCTGCCGGGTGGTTGTTATTTGCGGAAAGCGGGCGGTGAGCCTTGGCTTCCAGCTTATCCATGCGGGCCTTGATGGCCTTCAGTTCGTCGGCAGACACAACCGGATCGCTCTTCGTTTCCAGTGCGTTCTGTGTATTTTCGTTTTCCATACTATTTTCCTCAAGATCGGATTTAACGACGGTGACGTGCGCGCCGGGATGAACCGGGCGACGGCAAAGACTGATTTCGTTGACGGTGATGGACTTGAAGACGCGGCCACCTGCGGGACGCGGATCAAAACCGGTGTGACGGAAGCCGATGGACAATCCGCCGATCTTACCGGCCTTAAGCTGCCGGTGAGCATCGCGAGCGGGTCCAATGCCTTCCACGAACAAGCGGCCGTTAACTTCAAGGCCCTTGTCGGTCTCGGCGTAGGTTTCCCACACACCGACAACCTTCTGCTGATCATGTTCCATGACCATAGGCACGCTATTCGCAAAAGCGATGGTGCCCTTTTCGATGACGTCGCCGACACTATCCGGCGAGCCGAAAGGCCACGCGATGCCGGTCACGATGCCAGTATCATCAATCGAGACTTCGGCCTTGATTTCGAGGTTTTCAGCTTCGATCACAGGCCGGACTCCGCAAGTGCTTCGTTGATAGCTGCCGAGAGGTCGCCGGTTGCTGCGGCCTTTCCGATTTCGTCCAGGGCGATTGCCGGGACTTCCGGCTTGCCGTTCCAACGGGCGTCAAGAATGTCGAAGGCGAGGGGAAGAACTTCCATGATCGGGCGCGGCTTGGCGTAGGTATCAACAAGCGTCTGAGCTTCAGCCGGGGACGTTCCACCGCCAATCAGGCCCGTGCGGACGATTTCAACCATGTCGGCGAAATGGAAATCCTGCCGCATGAAGCGGGCGTAAAGGGCTGCAATGCCGACGCCGGTCTTGCGTTCCAATTCGAGAATCATTTCGGAGGTGAGGGCGAAGGTCTTTTCGCCGTCACCAAAAAAGGCGATGTGCTGCATTATTCGGCTGTTTCCTTCGGCTGCTGGCGTTCTGCCGGGCCGCTCGCGGTTGTGTAGGGGTTTGCCAGTTCGTCGCCGCCCGCCAATGCCGGAAGGTTCATTGCGGCGCGGACTTCGTTCGGGGTCATGGCGCGCATGGCGACAAGCTTGCCAAAGATTTCGGCCCGGCCTGCCGCGTCGGCGCGCTGAAGGTCGTCAATGACGAATTCGAAATAATGGCTGTCGCGCTCATCATCGGAGAGAAGCACGGTCGCGTAGGCGTCCTGCCATTTGTCTAGCCAGGGCCGAAGGCAAAGCTGAAGGAAGCTTGCGGCCATCTGTTCGGCATTGCTCCACGTCGCGCGCTCAAGCTGATAGAGCATGTGCGGCGGCACGCCGAATATACGAGCGACTTCGTTGATCTGCTCCAGCCGGTTTTCGATGAACTGAGCATCGGTGCTTGCCATGGTCGGCTGTTCGAACTTCCAACCGGCGTCCATAACGAGCGGATCACCGTTGGCGCTGGCGCGCCACTTGCGCCACGACTTCAGAATATTGGCTATCGCTGTGCTTCCGGCTTCGCCGCCCTGAAGCTTTTCATTGGTGATGATGCCGCTAGGGCGAGCGCCGGAACTAAAGAACTGAGATGCATGGCGCTCAAGAACTGCCGCAACGCCGATAGCCTCGCGGCCAAGCTTGACCGGCGAAACGCCAGCGAAGGCCGGGATATAGAGAACATCACGATAGGAAAGCCGAACCTGTCCGCGTTCCGTAGAAACGAGATAGAATGGTTCGCCGTCATCCTCGAAGCGCTGTTGCACCTTCGAAGGGTCTAGCCGGTGAAGCTCAAGGGGGCGATCGTCTGACGCGCGGACAACTTGAGCATAGCCAGCTCCGCGAAGCAGGGCGTCAATCGTGAGATCAACGCGAAGCTGCCCGGCGCTGGTCCAGTCATTCGCGCGACTATGGGTGATCTTGTGGCCGGTGTTATCCTTGGCAGCTTCCTTGCTGCCATCGCTGTCGCGATAGAGCTTGCAAGGAAGTGAGCCAATCGTTTCGGAGATCAGGCGGACGGCTTGAAGAACAGCCGGAACGCGCATCGCGGAATATCCAGTAATGGACACGCCTGACGCAGTAGGGACAACGCCGAAAAGCTCATTGATGGCGGGATCGCTAAGGGAATACGCCTTCTGTTCTTGGCGAAGGCCAAGTGCGGTTGCAGCTTTCGTAACTACAGAGGCGATTTTCATTTAAGCTCCCAAAAACAATCTGGGAACTATTGTCTCATGGTCGGAATCCCCTGTGAATCCCAAAAATGAAAATATTCCTATTATAGGATAAAAATACTAAAATGGGGCAAGCTGTTCTGTTCCCTTGGCTGCGTCCGAATGTGTGCTAGACCTGTTCGCAGGGTTTGGGGGATCACATGGATCGAACAATATTTATAGCTTTGTTGTTGTTATTGGCTGGGTGTTCAGATCCAGGGGTGCGAAACCTCGACTACTTTAAGATTGGAAAGTTCGACACGCGGGAAGGAAGGCAGGCGCTTCTTTCAAAGCTGACATCCACGGACGAGACGGTGGATGTATTCGATCCAAAGTTTCGCGTAGCCACTGGAAATGACGCTGATGGGAATGCTGTTACAGCGGTTTTCTACGAGGAGAAGGCTGTCAAATTCAGCATTCAATTGAAATACGAAATTAGAACGCAAACTTCTAACGAATTCAAAGCCGTTGAGGTGAAGTATGAGTTAGATAAGCTGCGACGAGACAGCCTTGGGGAGTGCCAGGTCGATAAATGCGTGATTGCGGACTACAACTGCGACTATACCATCATTGATAATGCTGAATGCTCAGTTGTCGTCCACTCGCACGACAACGGAGACGGTTGGTTCACTGATATCCGTTGGTCAGATCAAGCTTTTTGGAGGGCGCGGACGAACGATTACTTGAGTTCCGTCAGCAAAAAATTGCCTGACTAACTCGGCTACAGAAAATGCCGCACGTTTCTCATTTGATTCGCTAGCTCTAGTAGCTTGACATCACTCCCGCCGTAGTCGTCTGCGGAGGAGCCCGAAGAGCGGCCCGTAATATAGAGCGCGGCCTTGTTGCTTACGCCGCCGAAAAGCGCGTCCTCGAAAAGGTGCCGAAATCCATGGTTAGGCGGTGGGGCGTTGTCGACGTCTTTTAGCGGTCCTTCTTTGATCCACTCGCGAAGCCGCTGATCTTGGAAGGTCCCTGGAAACAACTTACCGGCAGGACGTTCTTTGATCCATTCGATAAAGCCTTCGGCAACGAGAGCTTGATGAATCGGAACCTTACGGCCCTTGCGGGTCTTCGTCGTCCGGCCATCGCCGACGCGAATGTGCATGAACCAGTTCCCCTCAAGCTCAACGACGTCTGCCCTTTCGAGCTGAAGTGCCTCACCAACTCTCATCCCACTATGAGCGAGCAGCCAAGGTATCCAACGGAAGTTAGGACGCGCGACCTCTGCGCGCGCTGCCTCGAGGACCTTGCGAGCTTGCTCAAGCGTGTAGGTGCGGTCAGCGCTATCCTTCACTTCGGCGACCGGAAGTTCTAGGTAGTCAAACGGAGTTCCCTTAGGTATTGCCGGAAATAGCTTTCCTCTGCACTGTTCCTGTCCCCATGTCAGGATAGCGCGTATCGCGGCGAGTTTGTCTCGAATCGTCTTTCTCGAAAGCTTGCCTGCTTCAAGCATGGCATTACGCCAAGCCTCGCCTTCCTCAAGCGTAACGCTCGCGACTTTTTTGCTACGGCGATGATGCTCGAAATCATGGACAGTCTGGCGATACTTCTCCAATGTCGAGGCGGATTTCTCGTTGCCGCCTAAACCCATCCCGGTCAGCCGCTCTTTTTCTTGAATGACGGCCTCAAAAGTTAGGTTGTTGAATTCGGCTTCCGATACATCAGCGGCAATTTCGTCAACCTCAACGGCCTTCGCTAGCATCGGGTTTTCGGGCTTTCCGGCGAAATCCCCTTCATCGCGTTCGGCGACACGGGCAAGGGCCTCCAATTCCGACATGCACAAAGCACGCGCCAAGGTGCGCCATTCATCGCTGCCATTCACAACGGTCGTGTTGCCTAGGCTGCGATATCGGTCGATCCTTTCACCGACCAACCGTTCAAGAGCAGCGTCGTTAAGCTTGCCTGCGATACCGTCGCGCAAAAGCGCGACGTGCAAATCGTCAATGCCGACGCTGGTCCACCGGGGACCGGAGTTTCGCAACAAATCATCAAAAGAAAGGCGTTCATTGTAATTGCGAAGCGCGATCTGATCGACCGGAAGCGGGTAGCGGCCCGGCGTGATCCGCTCGCCCCTCGCAATCTTGGCCTTACGTTCGGCGACTGCTATTTGAGCCTGGAGGCCTGCGAGTGCCGTTGCGTGCCGGGCGAGCGCAGCGCGCCGGTCAGGGCCAAGAGCCTCGCGGAGCTCCGTTTTGTTGTCGAGAAATGGCCGTAGCTCCCTCGGGACCACAATCCGAGAAAAATAGCGCCCGTCGCGATTGAGAAGGTTCTTCACCTTACCGGCCATTTCAAATCACCCGTTTTGTAACGAACTTTGTAACGGACGATTGGAAAATCCCGTTGGGATCTCAGTAACCTAATTGATTTTAAAGGGAAATAGGTGGTCGGAGTGGAGAGATTCGAACTCCCGACCCTCTGGTCCCAAACCAGATGCGCTACCAGACTGCGCTACACTCCGTGCCGACGAGGGAGGGCAATACACGGTTCGCCTCGCGTCCGCAATATCTAAATCGCCTAACCCCCAGCTTGGTGTAGGCGCTCTTTTCGTTCAGGTCGGCGTGAGGAATGTTTGACGTCAGCGCGAATTGTGGGAAGGCACGGCTGCCGGAAATGGCCGAACATCCAGCTCCCGCCGCCGCGGCTTTTTTCTTGAAAAGAAAGGGATTCGCCGCTAAGCAAAATTCATCTCTTCGTGCGACGGTTTGGATGAAGAGCCCCGACCGTGGGATCGAATGAAGTTTCAAGTGCGAAAGCCGCTAATTCGGAGGCGCTGCAGCAATGTCTGCCAAGATCTATCGTCCAGCCAAGACCGCGATGCAGTCCGGCAAGGCAAAGACAAATATTTGGGTTCTTGAGTTCGATCAGGAGACGCCGCGCACCATCGATCCGATCATGGGCTACACGTCGTCTTCGGATATGCGCCAGCAGCTAAAGCTGACCTTCGAAACGCAGGAACTCGCCGAGGCTTACGCAAAGCGCAACGGCATCGAGTACCGGGTCATTGCCCCGAAAGATCCGCAGCGCCAGATCGTGGCCTATCCCGACAATTTCCGCTATACGCGGACGCAACCCTGGACGCACTGATCCGCGTTCAACAAGACGGATTTGACCGGGACATGTTTCCCGGTCACGCGGCCCCTTAGCTCAGCTGGATAGAGCACCTGCCTTCTAAGCAGGTTGTCGCAGGTTCGATTCCTGCAGGGGTCGCCACTCAATTTGCAAGCTATTGATTATGCTTGATCTTTTGCCTTTGTTCCCCTCACTGAATTCAAGTGAGGGGTTAGGCTGTTCTCGTTCAGTTTCTCCGCGCCCGCAATTGCAAGCTTCCGCTTGTTGGCGTTTCGCGTGTAAAGGCTGGCCATTGCATCGCTTCTCCAGCCAAACCGAGCCTTAAGCTCGCTGTTGCTGTTTCCTGCTTCAGCCAGGATCGTTGCCAACGTCTTGCGCAGCCCATGCGCTCTTCCATCGACGTTCGCTTCATCGCAAACATCCCCGAACCAATTACCGAATGCCGCCGCGCTCTTGAAGGGCCGGCCATGAACTGGCGTCACCAAATATGCCATGTGCGTTGTCTGGTGGTTCTCAAGGATCTCCCTGAGCGTGGTGTGGACTGGGCTATACGTCATTTCCTCATTCTTCGACGCCCTGTA harbors:
- a CDS encoding site-specific integrase — translated: MAGKVKNLLNRDGRYFSRIVVPRELRPFLDNKTELREALGPDRRAALARHATALAGLQAQIAVAERKAKIARGERITPGRYPLPVDQIALRNYNERLSFDDLLRNSGPRWTSVGIDDLHVALLRDGIAGKLNDAALERLVGERIDRYRSLGNTTVVNGSDEWRTLARALCMSELEALARVAERDEGDFAGKPENPMLAKAVEVDEIAADVSEAEFNNLTFEAVIQEKERLTGMGLGGNEKSASTLEKYRQTVHDFEHHRRSKKVASVTLEEGEAWRNAMLEAGKLSRKTIRDKLAAIRAILTWGQEQCRGKLFPAIPKGTPFDYLELPVAEVKDSADRTYTLEQARKVLEAARAEVARPNFRWIPWLLAHSGMRVGEALQLERADVVELEGNWFMHIRVGDGRTTKTRKGRKVPIHQALVAEGFIEWIKERPAGKLFPGTFQDQRLREWIKEGPLKDVDNAPPPNHGFRHLFEDALFGGVSNKAALYITGRSSGSSADDYGGSDVKLLELANQMRNVRHFL
- a CDS encoding phage portal protein; translation: MKIASVVTKAATALGLRQEQKAYSLSDPAINELFGVVPTASGVSITGYSAMRVPAVLQAVRLISETIGSLPCKLYRDSDGSKEAAKDNTGHKITHSRANDWTSAGQLRVDLTIDALLRGAGYAQVVRASDDRPLELHRLDPSKVQQRFEDDGEPFYLVSTERGQVRLSYRDVLYIPAFAGVSPVKLGREAIGVAAVLERHASQFFSSGARPSGIITNEKLQGGEAGSTAIANILKSWRKWRASANGDPLVMDAGWKFEQPTMASTDAQFIENRLEQINEVARIFGVPPHMLYQLERATWSNAEQMAASFLQLCLRPWLDKWQDAYATVLLSDDERDSHYFEFVIDDLQRADAAGRAEIFGKLVAMRAMTPNEVRAAMNLPALAGGDELANPYTTASGPAERQQPKETAE
- a CDS encoding gene transfer agent family protein — encoded protein: MQHIAFFGDGEKTFALTSEMILELERKTGVGIAALYARFMRQDFHFADMVEIVRTGLIGGGTSPAEAQTLVDTYAKPRPIMEVLPLAFDILDARWNGKPEVPAIALDEIGKAAATGDLSAAINEALAESGL
- a CDS encoding phage major capsid protein, with translation MIEAENLEIKAEVSIDDTGIVTGIAWPFGSPDSVGDVIEKGTIAFANSVPMVMEHDQQKVVGVWETYAETDKGLEVNGRLFVEGIGPARDAHRQLKAGKIGGLSIGFRHTGFDPRPAGGRVFKSITVNEISLCRRPVHPGAHVTVVKSDLEENSMENENTQNALETKSDPVVSADELKAIKARMDKLEAKAHRPLSANNNHPAGENDNSEKKAFADFIRNGDASEVKSLGYGSPSTGGILAPEAVSTSILEKVAEFSPVRGLAQTISMSGPLLQLPRLVEEITVGEVAETAPRPESEPSFDQIDLKPFEMAVVVPVTRILLEDAQIDLSSYLGNHVARRFGQKEAAWFVSGNGTTQAEGVLTSDDVQEFEGEIAADDLIDLFYSIKTAYSANGSWLMNRKTMAAVRKLKDTDGSYLWERSIAAGQPALLLGRPVYEGVDMPDVAADATPIVFGDFATGYAVADRVGFEIIRDDLTGAGNGIVKLHARRRVGGRVVMGEALTKLKVAA
- a CDS encoding ETC complex I subunit encodes the protein MSAKIYRPAKTAMQSGKAKTNIWVLEFDQETPRTIDPIMGYTSSSDMRQQLKLTFETQELAEAYAKRNGIEYRVIAPKDPQRQIVAYPDNFRYTRTQPWTH